In one Agathobacter rectalis ATCC 33656 genomic region, the following are encoded:
- a CDS encoding response regulator transcription factor, protein MKKILLIEDNKGITEGLCDTFTEPEYELLTAGNLKEAGALLSEHPGLVLLDVSLPDGNGFDFYSERLEKEKTPVIFLTARDEENDIVKGLELGAEDYITKPFSVRELVARVNRVFLRRKSDDSSSVIHAGSISYDLDKKEARRDGQLIALSSLENRILDLLFTNHDKAVSRNAVLDCIWEATGNDVYDHTVTVYMKRIRAKLGENVIKTVKGIGYRVDSDEAL, encoded by the coding sequence ATGAAAAAAATACTTCTCATAGAGGACAATAAAGGAATAACAGAGGGACTGTGTGATACCTTTACAGAACCTGAATATGAGCTTTTGACAGCAGGCAATTTAAAGGAGGCTGGGGCGCTTTTGAGTGAGCACCCCGGCCTTGTGCTGCTTGATGTGTCGCTTCCGGATGGGAACGGCTTTGATTTTTACAGCGAAAGGCTGGAAAAAGAAAAAACACCGGTGATTTTTCTTACCGCAAGGGATGAGGAAAATGATATAGTAAAGGGACTTGAGCTTGGAGCGGAGGATTACATCACAAAGCCTTTTTCCGTAAGGGAGCTTGTGGCGAGGGTAAACCGCGTATTTTTACGTAGGAAAAGTGATGACAGTTCATCTGTCATACATGCAGGAAGCATAAGCTATGATTTGGACAAAAAGGAAGCAAGAAGGGATGGACAGTTGATTGCTCTTTCAAGTCTTGAAAACCGCATACTTGATCTGCTTTTTACAAATCACGACAAGGCTGTGTCCAGAAATGCCGTGCTTGACTGTATCTGGGAGGCGACAGGCAACGATGTCTACGACCATACAGTGACTGTCTATATGAAGCGCATCAGGGCAAAGCTTGGTGAGAATGTGATAAAGACTGTGAAGGGAATCGGGTATCGTGTTGATTCAGATGAAGCTCTTTAA
- a CDS encoding sensor histidine kinase: MRKKKYNSENRKHFVYFAIIYTCICVTVMAFTVFFQYRAYTKNYNVTVAKLCALIHEKYPDVSDGSIAAILNDSSFDSDYTNLKSAETLLKKYGIDMEKDSAVLSNEKALKGALWLDIFLVVLFAGGFCLYIVLIRFSFKRQVRQAADYLRRINQGDYRLFMADSTEGEISILKGELYKTAIYLRESAENAKADKLLLKDALSDISHQLKTPLTSLSINLENLEGNPDMAPENRSRIMRRAKRDVDNISHMVQAILKLSRLEADVVEFDEKDTLLSEIVSEAADNVMALCDLRDIRLSIDEGSDKDACIHADAYWQCEAITNIVKNAVEHAESEVKIGFYRYEMYAEITVQNDGEAISDEDKKHIFTRFYSGSGQPADSIGIGLSLAEAIVRHDNGYIIVEDCKKDVLNEKNECSGTRFVVRYL; this comes from the coding sequence ATGAGAAAGAAGAAATATAATTCAGAGAACAGAAAACATTTTGTGTATTTTGCAATAATATATACATGTATATGTGTGACGGTTATGGCTTTTACCGTCTTTTTTCAGTACAGGGCGTATACAAAAAACTATAACGTCACAGTGGCTAAGCTATGTGCGCTTATTCATGAAAAATATCCCGATGTATCAGATGGCAGCATAGCCGCGATTCTAAATGACAGCAGCTTCGATAGTGATTATACAAATTTAAAAAGCGCAGAGACGCTCTTAAAAAAATACGGCATTGATATGGAAAAGGATTCCGCGGTTTTGTCAAATGAAAAAGCGCTTAAAGGAGCGCTTTGGCTAGACATATTTCTTGTTGTGCTTTTTGCAGGGGGCTTTTGCCTTTACATTGTGCTTATAAGATTTAGCTTTAAAAGACAGGTCAGACAGGCTGCGGATTATCTGCGCCGCATAAATCAGGGAGACTACAGACTTTTTATGGCAGATAGCACAGAGGGAGAGATTTCTATACTAAAGGGAGAGCTTTACAAGACAGCAATCTATTTGAGGGAGTCTGCGGAAAATGCAAAGGCAGACAAGCTTTTGCTAAAGGATGCGCTTTCTGACATATCGCATCAGCTTAAGACACCGCTCACATCACTTTCGATAAATCTGGAAAATCTGGAAGGAAATCCTGATATGGCACCTGAAAACAGAAGCAGGATAATGCGCAGGGCAAAGCGTGATGTGGATAATATATCGCATATGGTGCAGGCTATCTTAAAGCTTTCAAGGCTTGAAGCGGATGTTGTGGAGTTTGATGAGAAGGATACGCTGCTGTCTGAAATTGTGTCTGAGGCAGCTGACAATGTTATGGCACTTTGCGATTTGAGAGACATAAGGCTGTCCATAGATGAAGGCTCTGATAAGGATGCCTGTATACATGCTGATGCATACTGGCAGTGTGAGGCCATTACAAACATAGTAAAAAATGCAGTAGAGCACGCAGAGAGTGAGGTAAAGATAGGCTTTTACAGGTATGAGATGTATGCAGAGATAACAGTGCAAAACGATGGAGAAGCCATAAGTGATGAGGACAAAAAGCATATTTTTACGCGTTTTTACAGCGGCAGCGGACAGCCGGCAGACAGCATCGGCATAGGACTTTCGCTCGCGGAAGCAATTGTGCGTCATGACAATGGATATATCATTGTGGAGGATTGTAAAAAAGATGTATTAAATGAAAAAAATGAATGCAGTGGCACACGCTTTGTGGTAAGATATTTGTGA